One Candidatus Nitronauta litoralis genomic window, GACACAGAAAAAAAAATCAGCCAGGGGTGGGATGAATATAAAAAAGCCTTGAGCCTCTATCAGCAGGAACTGAGGACAGAAGCCCTGGAAGCATTTGATGAGTACCAGAAAAATTATCCACAAAGTCCGCTGCTTGAAAATATTTTGTTCTTGAAAGCCGAGACTCTGTTTCAAATCAACAACCCGAAACCGTTTCCCATCTATGAAGATGTGATTACCGCTTATCAACTGGCCATGCGACGGTACCCGAAATCAAAATTTTTTGATCATGCGCTGTTCAAACTCGGTGTCATCTTTGACAACATGGACCTCCCATTAGAAGCAAGAACTCTTTACCTGCGGGGAATAGAAAACAACAAAAAGAGTCTTTACAACAAAACACGCCAATTGAAAATGGCCCAGATGCTGCTCCGGGAAAAGCGGTTTGAGGAAGCCTACAAAGCCTTTAATGAAATACTGAAAAACGATCCTAATAACGAGGAGGCTCGGGATTCAACATTTTCAATCGCACTCAGCCTTTATGAACTCAACGATTTTGAAGCGGCCCGGATTATTTTCGAAGATGCGTCACGCCGCTGGCCGAAACAACTGGACGAGGTTCCTGAAATCAACTATTACATGGGAGAAATATATTTCCATCAAAAGGAATATAAAAAAGCACGAAAACATTTTTTCCACTTCATCAATCTCGAACCTGAAACAGTGAGGGGGCACAAGAGCCTGAACCGCATTGGCGACTCTTACCTCATGGAGAACAAGGGACTCGCCGCCTTGTCTGTTTTTGACCGCTCACAAAAGGTAAATCCCGGCTCTGCAGAATCCCAGTACGCCCGAATCAGACTGGCCGACATTGGGGTACGCGACCCTACCTTGCCGATCCAGGACATAATTTTTGATATCCCCGAATACTTTCGTCCGGTGGAAACCTACCAGGATGTATTCGAAAAAGCTAAAAGCCAGGACATTCTTGCAGAAGTCACATTAAGTCGTGGCACAGCTCACCTTCAACAAAAACAATACCTGGAAGCCTTTCGGGAATTCCAGAAGTTAATTGCCTTTGAGAAAGGAAGCCGCTTTTATAAAACCGCGCGCAATTTACTGGAACAGGCCCTTGTCTTTTTAATCGACGACTATTCTGCTCAAAAAGGCTACCTGCCTATTTTGTACGCTTATAATCAATTTCGAAATTTGAACATCGGTGATGTAAGAAAAGTCGAGACGCTGCTTCAGGTAGGAGAGAGTTACCAGGCTATTGGCATGACTCGGGAAGCGTTGACATTTTATGAGCGGGTTAAAAAATCCGATCCCAACGGAGTTTACCGTGACCGCCTTTTTTTAAATCTTGGGAAAATCCATGTCGAGCAGGGGAGCTATTCAGAAGCGGAAGTGGTAGCGCGCACGTTCCTCACGAATTTCCCGCTCAGCCCAGAGGTTCCTGAAGCGATGAAAATTCTTGCAGCAGCTTACCGGGGACAGGAAAATTTTGAGGCCGCACAGGATATTTTCCAACAGTTGCTTTCCCGGGCAGATGCAGACCCTTCTGAGATCCATTATCTTTCCGGTGAGACCTGGTTTCAAAAAGGCGATCAGGAACAAGCCATCCGCGAATACGCACTGGCCATTGACCAATTCGACCGGACCCGCCCCATTGCCCCTGGCCATGTTCAGGACGCCTACTATAAACTGGGGCTGGTGCTTTACCAGGCTGGACGTTATCCGAGAGCGCTTGAAGCTCTGATTTCCGCACGCCGCTTGTTTCCAACCCATTCTCTAAGGGAGTGGGCCGATTTTCTTATCGCTGATTGTTACGACCGGCAACAAGACAAAACCAAAGCCGAAAATGAATTTAAAAATCTGATCAAGGCTTCCCCCAATGAACCTCTTTTAAAAAAGGCGGCGGAAATAGGAGCCAAAGTTCTCGACTGGGAAAAACGCCTGAAAGGGAAACTGTGACTCCGGCTAAAATATTTTAAAAATTTTTCCCGATGGAACAACCTGGAAAACTTTTTAAACAATCCCCAATCAAGCAACACTCTGAATTTCCTATATAATGAAAACAGAAAAGTTCACAAGACCACCTTCTTCCGACCCACGACCTCCCATGAGCGAAACCAGTCAAGACGATCCCAAGAAACAGGAACTCGAAGTTCTTCGCCGGGCTTTCACTTCTTTTACCGAAGTCACCGAGCAACTTCAAAAGTCTTACGACAACCTGCAATTGCGTATTCAGCAACTGGATCTTGAACTTGCCCGAAAAAACGAAGAACTGGAACAAAACCTTCAGGAAAAAGAAGAGGTAAAAAATTACCTGGATTTTATCCTGCAAAGTTTGACCAATGGGGTTATTGTCGTTGACCGGGAAGGTTGTGTCACCACATTCAACAAAACAGCAGGACAAATCTGCGGCTTGGATCCGGAGCTGTGTTTGGGGAAACCCCTAACAGCTCTTTTCACAAATGATCGACTACTTCACCTGATCGAACGGCTGGCGGATTCCGAGGAATCCACCATGACTCAAGAGCAGGAAATGAAAACAAACGATGGGAACCCCTTAAAAGTCCGTGTAACGGCATCACCAGCGAATGACAACAAGGGGGAATTGATCGGAACTGTTCTGGTATTGCAGGATGTCACGCAGTTAAAACGACTTGAGGAAGAAGCCAACCGCAACGACAGACTGCGTGCCATGGGGGAAATGGCTGCGGGTATAGCACATGAAATCCGCAATCCCATGGGTGGCATTGAACTGTTCGCTTCTCTGTTGAAAAAGGATCTGGCGGAGGACCCTGAAAAAGGAAAACTTGCCGACCACATCGTCTCAGGCATTCGCAACCTGGACCGCATCATCTCCAGCCTGCTGTTGTTCGCCAAATCACCGGAACCTTCGCAAAGGAAATGTAACCTCAACACCCTGCTGGAGGACATACTGGCTGAACCCGAGATGCAGACAATACCGGACAATATAAAAATCCAAAAACACTACCATCCAAAGGCTGCCCTGGGCACAGGAGATGGTGAACTGCTCCAGCAGGTGTTTGTCAATTTCCTGCGCAATGCCGTGCAGGCAATGCCGGAAGGAGGCACGTTAAGCCTGACCACTGAAGAAAGTGAATCTCCCGAATCCGACAGCTATCACCGTCGCTTCGTCGCGGTTACTATTCAGGATACTGGAACGGGCATTCCACCTGCTGAGCGCAATAAAATTTTTAATCCGTTTTTCACCACCAAGGATCATGGTACCGGGCTTGGGCTCGCCATAGCGCACAACATAATCAAGGCGCATCAGGGAACCATTGATGTGGAAAGCGAAGAAGGACGCGGCACCGCGTTCATCGTCAAAATCCCCATATGGGAGGAGTATTAATTTATGAAAGACCCGGCCAACCAGAATGTTTTGATCGTCGACGATGAACCTGAAATGCGCGCGGCCCTCAGCGAAACCCTGAAACGCGAGGGCTACAAACTCGAAATAGCGGAAAATGGCGAAGAGGCGTTGAATCGTATAGAAAACGAAACGTTTGATCTCGTCATCTCGGATGTCAAAATGCCAAAACTGAGCGGCCCCGACCTGCTCAAATGTATCAAAGACATCTCTCCGGAAACCCGAGTGGTAATGATCACCGCTTATGGAACTATCGACAGTGCGGTGGAAACCATGAAAACGGGTGCATCCGATTACCTGCTGAAACCGTTTTCTGCGGATGTACTCATCTCAACAGTCAATCGCGCACTGATGAACCCGGTTGAACCGCCAAGCACCAGAAATAATGTGACAGCGCCGTCCACCTCCCCTGCTTTTCGAAAAATTGTTACCCAAAATCCAAAAATGAAAGAATTATTGGAGTTCGTCGAAAACGTTGCCTACAGCAAATCCACTTTCCTGATCACAGGCGAAACCGGCACGGGTAAGGAAATGTTTGCCCGCTTCATCCATGGTTGCAGCCCCCGCGCAGAGCAGCCTTTCATGGCAGTCAACTGTGCGGCGCTCCCGGAAGGGTTATTGGAAACTGAATTGTTCGGGCATGAGAAGGGGGCCTTTACGGGTGCCGACACTCGCAAAGACGGCAAATTCGAACTGGCGCACAAGGGGACGCTGCTCCTCGATGAAGTCACTGAAATGGGATTACCCCTTCAGGCAAAACTTTTGCGTGTCCTTCAGGAGCATGAAATCGATAAGGTCGGTGGGCGGCAACCCATTCCAGTCGATGTGCGTATCGTCGCCACCACCAACTGTGACCCGCGCCAGCTGATCGCTGAAAAAAAATTCCGGGAGGACTTGTACTACCGATTAAACGTCATCCCGCTCAAACTACCACCACTGCGTGAACGAACGGAAGACATCCCATTACTGGCAGAACATTTCCTGAAAAAACACGGCCGGGAGAATCAGCGGCCGGTAAAAAAAATCGCGGATGAAACACTGGCCCTTCTTAAAAAATACCGATGGAATGGAAACGTGCGCGAACTGGAGAACGTGATGGAGCGGGCCGTGCTGATGTGCCCGGGTGAAATAATGGAGCCAGGACATCTTTTTCTTGAAGATGGAGCCGCCTCTGAAAAATCGGGAGTACCGGCAATGAGCGGCACTATCTATGACATGGAAAAGGAACTGATTTTCCAGACACTTGAAGAGCTGGATGGAAATAAAACCCGGGCTGCGGAAAAGCTCGGGATCAGCGTCCGCACCCTCCGAAACAAACTAACTGAATACAAAGAAAAAGAATCACGGTAATATAGTAGAAACAAATTTTTTTCGGGAAATTTGCAATGCAAAAACCGATCATAATTTTTCTATTGCCCTTCCTTTTTTTGACCGTAGCTCACTCAGCATCCGCCGAAGACATTTTTACGCGAAAACGGCCCGACCCGGGGATCGCCATGATTCATTTCCCGCAGTCGCTTGCCGTGGTGCAGGTAGTAAATAGCATTGAAGGATTTGATAAGGGATTATTAAAACTATGGTTTAGAAAAATGGACCCTGCCCGTATCGTGCCGGTCAAAATATCGGAAAATATTCAGGGTGAAATTGATCGGGAAAAATTAATTACTCTGGGGAATCGATATAAGACCGACTTGCTACTTATTTTCCAGTCATCCAGCGCAGGGGAAAACTTCATCACACGGGGATTGGTCTACTTTGTAAAACAGAAGAAAGTTCACCCTCTTAGAAATATCTCCGTTGTAAATACCAGCGTTGCCTCCGAAAAAATCCAGGTTTATCGAGCCTCTTTAAAACATATTGTTTTCCAGACCCGAAAAATCATTCATTCCTACAAATTTGAAAAACGACGCTCAAATTATTAGCCTGTTTTATTTCGCGAATGTGCGA contains:
- a CDS encoding sigma-54-dependent Fis family transcriptional regulator — its product is MKDPANQNVLIVDDEPEMRAALSETLKREGYKLEIAENGEEALNRIENETFDLVISDVKMPKLSGPDLLKCIKDISPETRVVMITAYGTIDSAVETMKTGASDYLLKPFSADVLISTVNRALMNPVEPPSTRNNVTAPSTSPAFRKIVTQNPKMKELLEFVENVAYSKSTFLITGETGTGKEMFARFIHGCSPRAEQPFMAVNCAALPEGLLETELFGHEKGAFTGADTRKDGKFELAHKGTLLLDEVTEMGLPLQAKLLRVLQEHEIDKVGGRQPIPVDVRIVATTNCDPRQLIAEKKFREDLYYRLNVIPLKLPPLRERTEDIPLLAEHFLKKHGRENQRPVKKIADETLALLKKYRWNGNVRELENVMERAVLMCPGEIMEPGHLFLEDGAASEKSGVPAMSGTIYDMEKELIFQTLEELDGNKTRAAEKLGISVRTLRNKLTEYKEKESR
- a CDS encoding tetratricopeptide repeat protein, which produces MKHINKYHSGLLFLFILQLTLGTGLLIAQPEPDTPVAGVPRVESLLIGGHPDYTRILVNLDQPALYQVIPDFNKKKIIVFLPDAQMGEELQSRSFPDRNLERIDVTQLQEGLRVTFRLKHKNTRVFHFEQQMPVAAVVLDFQGHDKPILRARPDTAPPVEENSRSKKTPRRTKTKPRKEAGGLTESQARQIVKEDTEKKISQGWDEYKKALSLYQQELRTEALEAFDEYQKNYPQSPLLENILFLKAETLFQINNPKPFPIYEDVITAYQLAMRRYPKSKFFDHALFKLGVIFDNMDLPLEARTLYLRGIENNKKSLYNKTRQLKMAQMLLREKRFEEAYKAFNEILKNDPNNEEARDSTFSIALSLYELNDFEAARIIFEDASRRWPKQLDEVPEINYYMGEIYFHQKEYKKARKHFFHFINLEPETVRGHKSLNRIGDSYLMENKGLAALSVFDRSQKVNPGSAESQYARIRLADIGVRDPTLPIQDIIFDIPEYFRPVETYQDVFEKAKSQDILAEVTLSRGTAHLQQKQYLEAFREFQKLIAFEKGSRFYKTARNLLEQALVFLIDDYSAQKGYLPILYAYNQFRNLNIGDVRKVETLLQVGESYQAIGMTREALTFYERVKKSDPNGVYRDRLFLNLGKIHVEQGSYSEAEVVARTFLTNFPLSPEVPEAMKILAAAYRGQENFEAAQDIFQQLLSRADADPSEIHYLSGETWFQKGDQEQAIREYALAIDQFDRTRPIAPGHVQDAYYKLGLVLYQAGRYPRALEALISARRLFPTHSLREWADFLIADCYDRQQDKTKAENEFKNLIKASPNEPLLKKAAEIGAKVLDWEKRLKGKL
- a CDS encoding PAS domain-containing protein — translated: MSETSQDDPKKQELEVLRRAFTSFTEVTEQLQKSYDNLQLRIQQLDLELARKNEELEQNLQEKEEVKNYLDFILQSLTNGVIVVDREGCVTTFNKTAGQICGLDPELCLGKPLTALFTNDRLLHLIERLADSEESTMTQEQEMKTNDGNPLKVRVTASPANDNKGELIGTVLVLQDVTQLKRLEEEANRNDRLRAMGEMAAGIAHEIRNPMGGIELFASLLKKDLAEDPEKGKLADHIVSGIRNLDRIISSLLLFAKSPEPSQRKCNLNTLLEDILAEPEMQTIPDNIKIQKHYHPKAALGTGDGELLQQVFVNFLRNAVQAMPEGGTLSLTTEESESPESDSYHRRFVAVTIQDTGTGIPPAERNKIFNPFFTTKDHGTGLGLAIAHNIIKAHQGTIDVESEEGRGTAFIVKIPIWEEY